One genomic segment of Microcella indica includes these proteins:
- a CDS encoding phytoene desaturase family protein — MAPHAAAVVGSGPNGLAAAVILARAGIRTTVYERSAHVGGGARTAELTLPGYLHDAGSAVHPLAVSSGFFRRFELAKRIELRTPERSYGHPLDGRPAAIAYRSLDRTAHNLGVDGAAWRRLFAPLVERAAHVAQFTGSSLMRVPDHPVAAALFGLRALEQGTPAWNLRWRDDAAPALLTGVAAHSVQPMPSLGTAGTAMSLATAGHAGGWPIPVGGSQAITDALVADLLAHGGRVEAGVDIASLAELPPADVVLLDVTPRALIRLAGDALPDGYRRRLERYRYGSGIAKVDFALSSPVPWADPELHATPTLHLGGTRERITASEATVARGRHSDDPYVLVSQPSVVDDSRAPAGHHVLWAYTHVPSGSTVDQTEAITRQIERWAPGFRDVILASTSATAAQMQVENPNYIGGDIATGAATMRQLAARPVLSPESWRTPVPGLYLCSSATAPGPGVHGLSGAYAARSALRHEFGLEGLPFLGIDNSGADSRSTPGGD, encoded by the coding sequence ATGGCACCTCACGCGGCGGCAGTGGTCGGATCAGGGCCCAACGGTCTCGCCGCCGCCGTGATCCTCGCTCGAGCAGGCATCCGCACGACCGTCTACGAGCGCTCCGCGCACGTCGGCGGGGGAGCACGCACCGCGGAGCTCACCCTGCCCGGCTACCTGCACGACGCCGGCTCGGCCGTGCATCCGCTCGCCGTCTCCTCCGGATTCTTCCGGCGGTTCGAGCTCGCGAAGCGCATCGAGCTGCGCACTCCCGAGCGCTCGTACGGGCATCCTCTCGATGGCCGCCCCGCGGCGATCGCGTACCGCAGCCTCGATCGCACCGCACACAACCTGGGGGTCGACGGTGCGGCCTGGCGGCGACTCTTCGCGCCGCTCGTGGAGCGCGCCGCGCACGTCGCCCAGTTCACGGGGTCGAGTCTCATGCGGGTTCCCGACCATCCCGTCGCGGCGGCCCTCTTCGGCCTTCGCGCCCTCGAGCAGGGCACGCCGGCGTGGAATCTGCGCTGGCGCGACGATGCGGCACCCGCTCTCCTCACGGGTGTCGCCGCGCACTCCGTGCAGCCCATGCCGTCGCTCGGCACGGCGGGCACGGCGATGTCGCTCGCGACGGCGGGCCACGCGGGCGGATGGCCGATACCGGTGGGCGGCAGCCAGGCGATCACTGACGCTCTCGTCGCCGACCTGCTCGCGCACGGCGGGCGCGTCGAAGCGGGCGTGGACATCGCCTCGCTCGCCGAGCTGCCGCCGGCGGACGTCGTGCTCCTCGACGTGACCCCTCGAGCTCTCATCCGGCTCGCGGGCGATGCGCTGCCCGACGGCTATCGGCGGCGGCTCGAGCGGTACCGCTACGGCTCGGGCATCGCGAAGGTCGACTTCGCGCTCAGCAGCCCCGTGCCGTGGGCCGACCCGGAGCTGCACGCGACGCCCACCCTGCACCTCGGGGGCACGCGCGAGCGCATCACGGCATCGGAGGCGACCGTCGCTCGCGGGCGGCACTCCGACGATCCGTACGTGCTCGTCTCCCAGCCCTCGGTCGTCGACGACTCGAGGGCGCCCGCGGGCCACCACGTGCTGTGGGCGTACACGCACGTGCCGAGCGGGTCGACGGTCGACCAGACGGAGGCGATCACGCGGCAGATCGAGCGGTGGGCGCCGGGCTTCCGCGACGTCATCCTCGCCTCCACGAGTGCGACGGCCGCGCAGATGCAGGTGGAGAACCCGAACTACATCGGGGGCGACATCGCCACGGGCGCCGCCACGATGCGGCAGCTCGCCGCACGACCCGTCCTCTCGCCCGAGTCCTGGCGCACGCCCGTCCCCGGGCTCTACTTGTGCTCGTCGGCCACCGCGCCCGGGCCGGGAGTGCACGGGCTCAGCGGCGCCTACGCCGCGCGCAGTGCGCTGCGGCACGAGTTCGGGCTCGAGGGTCTGCCGTTCCTCGGCATCGACAACTCCGGCGCCGACTCCCGCAGCACACCTGGAGGCGACTGA